Proteins found in one Deltaproteobacteria bacterium GWC2_65_14 genomic segment:
- a CDS encoding 3-methyladenine DNA glycosylase → MDRLPRAFYDRDTVVVARELLGKSLVRVSNGVERIGRIVEVEAYLGPHDLAAHSSRGRTERTRVMFGPPGHAYVYLVYGIHCCMNVVTEREGHASAVLLRAVEPVKNIEGPTRGPGLLCRAMGIDRQLNGYDLTRDEFHIAGPRTTEPVSIVRRPRIGVAYAGRWARRLLRFYIQGNPFVSRP, encoded by the coding sequence ATGGACAGACTGCCGCGGGCGTTTTACGATCGCGACACCGTCGTGGTCGCCCGGGAGCTTCTCGGGAAGTCGCTGGTCCGCGTGTCCAACGGCGTGGAGCGGATCGGCCGGATCGTGGAGGTCGAGGCCTATCTAGGGCCGCACGATCTTGCCGCGCATTCCTCCCGTGGGCGGACGGAGAGGACCCGGGTCATGTTCGGCCCGCCGGGGCACGCCTACGTCTACCTGGTCTACGGAATCCACTGCTGCATGAACGTCGTTACCGAGCGGGAAGGGCACGCCTCCGCCGTGCTGCTGCGGGCGGTCGAGCCGGTGAAGAATATCGAAGGCCCGACCCGGGGGCCCGGCCTGCTGTGCCGGGCGATGGGGATCGACCGGCAGCTCAACGGTTACGATTTGACCCGCGACGAGTTCCACATCGCGGGTCCTCGCACGACCGAACCGGTTTCGATCGTCAGAAGGCCCCGGATCGGCGTCGCCTACGCCGGGCGCTGGGCACGGAGGCTGCTGCGCTTCTACATCCAAGGCAATCCGTTCGTCTCGAGGCCGTAG